In SAR324 cluster bacterium, the following are encoded in one genomic region:
- a CDS encoding universal stress protein has protein sequence MTNRILVPLDNSAISLEVARFAEEYAVKHEKSIDFLHVHAKRDPDAEQYFEEFVARQTIKVSHQVLHRYGKSSNIILKTAEQEQSSMIVMASHSHTLIGRLLLGSNTDYLLHHAPCPVLIYKKFTSSVQNRILVPVDYSTSNICVIHSAEEWAARENAELFFLYIRESQEPTNPLFGMDPGVETMMFDPNTNANHAQIDQKLHETLTNELHQYLNDMKLNIPWKATVKYGIPYLLIVESQIEIQAKLVMMAAHSQSFAERMFLGGTTDYMAHHSGCPIYVFRAPPN, from the coding sequence ATGACCAATCGGATTCTGGTACCGCTCGATAATTCCGCAATCAGCCTGGAAGTGGCTCGCTTTGCTGAAGAATATGCTGTCAAACATGAGAAATCCATTGATTTTCTTCATGTGCACGCCAAAAGAGATCCTGATGCTGAACAATATTTTGAGGAATTTGTAGCACGACAAACCATCAAGGTTTCCCATCAGGTGCTTCATCGTTATGGAAAATCATCCAATATTATCTTGAAAACCGCCGAGCAGGAACAATCCAGCATGATCGTGATGGCGTCTCATTCGCACACACTCATAGGACGCCTGTTGCTGGGTAGTAATACAGATTATCTGCTGCATCATGCGCCCTGTCCGGTTCTGATTTACAAGAAGTTCACTTCTTCTGTACAAAACAGGATATTGGTGCCGGTCGATTACAGCACCAGCAACATCTGTGTGATTCATTCCGCAGAAGAGTGGGCGGCTCGTGAAAATGCCGAACTGTTTTTTCTATATATCCGTGAGTCTCAAGAGCCAACCAATCCCCTGTTTGGTATGGATCCCGGAGTGGAAACAATGATGTTTGATCCCAATACAAATGCGAATCATGCTCAAATTGATCAGAAACTTCATGAAACCCTGACAAATGAGCTTCATCAGTATCTGAATGATATGAAGCTCAATATTCCCTGGAAGGCTACTGTTAAATATGGTATTCCCTATCTGCTCATCGTGGAAAGCCAGATTGAAATTCAGGCAAAGCTGGTCATGATGGCCGCACACTCACAAAGTTTTGCGGAAAGAATGTTTCTTGGCGGCACCACGGATTATATGGCACATCATTCAGGATGTCCCATTTATGTTTTCAGAGCTCCGCCAAACTGA
- the leuA gene encoding 2-isopropylmalate synthase produces the protein MNFEKYSSYPVVDMPNRQWPSRTIRNAPIWCSVDLRDGNQALSDPMSVAQKLEMFQLLLELGFKEIEIGFPSAAQVEHDFLRKLIEENRIPEGVTVQALTQARDHLIEKTFQALRGAKKAVVHLYNSTSEAQRRMVFRKNKAEIIEIAVHGAQLLKDYAAKYSEVDVTFEYSPESFTGTELTYALEVCEAVLDVWRPTPEKKVIINLPATVEMSTANVYADRVEWFCNNISRRDSILVSLHTHNDRGTGVAASELALMAGADRVEGTLFGNGERTGNLDITTMALNLFSQGVDPQLDFTNINRVVDVYQRCTGMRVHERHPYAGDLVYTAFSGSHQDAISKGMRHYAKHPSTHWDVPYLPIDPADVGRKYEAIIRINSQSGKGGVAYIMENEFGYKLPRNMHPEFAKTIQRFTDQTGKEILPADIMQCFRQEYLREFSALAMKNCEVQTSSHSKQEGHTHVNALMTVHGEEFRFSGDGNGPIDAFSEGLRALIGVKFSISSYEEHALEVGSKSQAAAYIQVETAENDQFFGVGVDPNISIASIKALLSALNRAEAHQALMIQVRQKA, from the coding sequence ATGAATTTTGAAAAATACTCGTCCTACCCTGTAGTGGATATGCCAAACCGTCAATGGCCGTCCCGTACCATCAGGAACGCGCCAATCTGGTGCAGCGTCGATTTGCGTGACGGCAACCAGGCTTTATCAGATCCAATGTCAGTTGCGCAGAAACTTGAGATGTTCCAGTTGTTGCTGGAATTGGGTTTCAAGGAAATTGAAATCGGATTTCCTTCAGCCGCACAGGTTGAGCATGATTTTTTAAGAAAATTAATTGAAGAAAATAGAATTCCTGAGGGGGTGACTGTTCAGGCCTTGACCCAGGCAAGAGATCATTTGATTGAAAAAACATTTCAGGCCTTGCGCGGTGCAAAAAAGGCCGTGGTTCATCTTTACAACTCCACGTCAGAAGCTCAACGCCGCATGGTGTTCCGCAAAAACAAGGCGGAAATCATTGAAATCGCAGTGCATGGTGCCCAGTTGCTCAAGGATTATGCCGCGAAATATTCTGAGGTCGATGTAACCTTTGAATATTCGCCAGAGAGTTTCACCGGAACAGAACTGACTTATGCCCTGGAAGTTTGCGAAGCGGTTCTGGATGTATGGCGACCAACCCCTGAGAAAAAAGTGATCATCAACTTGCCCGCGACTGTCGAAATGTCCACGGCCAATGTGTATGCCGATCGGGTGGAGTGGTTCTGTAATAATATTTCAAGAAGAGATTCGATTCTTGTGAGTTTGCATACCCACAATGACCGTGGAACCGGAGTTGCGGCCTCAGAATTGGCATTGATGGCCGGAGCTGACCGTGTGGAAGGAACCCTGTTCGGCAATGGAGAACGCACTGGCAATCTGGACATTACCACCATGGCCTTGAATCTGTTTTCACAGGGTGTGGATCCGCAACTGGACTTCACCAATATCAATCGTGTGGTTGATGTCTATCAGCGTTGTACCGGAATGAGAGTTCATGAACGGCATCCCTATGCGGGGGATCTGGTTTACACCGCTTTTTCCGGATCGCATCAGGATGCCATCAGCAAAGGCATGCGTCATTACGCAAAACATCCTTCAACTCACTGGGATGTTCCCTATCTGCCGATTGACCCGGCGGACGTTGGCCGAAAATACGAAGCCATCATCCGGATCAACAGTCAGTCTGGTAAGGGGGGGGTGGCTTATATCATGGAAAATGAATTTGGTTACAAACTTCCCAGAAACATGCATCCTGAATTTGCAAAAACCATTCAGCGATTCACCGATCAGACTGGTAAGGAAATTTTGCCAGCGGATATCATGCAATGTTTCAGGCAGGAATATCTGCGTGAATTTTCCGCGCTTGCCATGAAAAATTGTGAGGTTCAGACATCCTCTCATTCCAAACAGGAAGGACACACCCATGTGAATGCGCTGATGACCGTTCATGGCGAAGAATTTCGTTTCTCCGGAGACGGAAATGGTCCCATTGACGCTTTCAGTGAAGGCCTGAGGGCTTTGATCGGTGTTAAATTTTCAATCAGCAGTTATGAAGAACATGCGCTGGAAGTTGGATCCAAATCACAAGCGGCCGCATATATTCAGGTTGAGACCGCTGAAAATGATCAGTTTTTTGGTGTGGGCGTAGATCCCAATATCAGTATCGCATCCATCAAGGCACTGTTGAGCGCCTTGAACCGTGCGGAAGCACACCAGGCACTGATGATTCAGGTTCGTCAGAAGGCATAA